In Treponema primitia ZAS-2, a genomic segment contains:
- the cysS gene encoding cysteine--tRNA ligase: MALTLYNTLGRKLQVFEPIKENEVGFYGCGPTVYNYAHIGNLRAYLTHDVLARTLRRRGYKVTHVMNITDVGHLTGDDDSGDDKMVKSAEERGKSVLEVADFYTKAFFNDTERMNILRPTVVCKATEHVGEMIELIKRIEARGFTYQAGGNLYFDITKFPSYGDLALIKAEELKAGARVEVDENKRNPHDFVLWFTRSKFENQALVWDSPWGRGYPGWHIECSAMSIKYLGEQFDIHAGGIDHITIHHTNEIAQSEAATAKHPWVNYWVHNEFLILDKGKMSKSAGTFLTLPTLVDEGYDPLDYRYFLLGGHYRSQIQFSYPAMDGARNARKSLRDRVRLLAEKAGALPETGGATTLGDRAAAYLGAFDKALDDDLNTPRALAELWGLLRDTALEPAEALAAALEMDQILGLKIAEAASDAGGGNPEEDAEIEALIAERAAAKKAKDFAAADRIRNTLKERGIALEDGPAGVKWRHI; the protein is encoded by the coding sequence ATGGCGCTAACCCTCTACAATACCCTGGGACGGAAACTACAGGTTTTCGAGCCTATTAAAGAGAACGAAGTCGGCTTTTACGGCTGCGGCCCTACGGTTTATAACTATGCCCATATCGGGAACCTGCGGGCTTATTTGACCCACGATGTACTGGCCCGGACCCTGCGGCGCCGGGGCTATAAGGTAACCCATGTGATGAATATCACCGATGTAGGGCACCTCACCGGGGATGACGACAGCGGGGACGACAAGATGGTAAAGAGCGCCGAAGAACGGGGAAAATCGGTGCTGGAAGTCGCGGATTTCTATACCAAGGCGTTTTTTAACGACACTGAACGGATGAATATCCTGCGCCCCACGGTGGTCTGCAAGGCCACTGAGCATGTGGGAGAAATGATAGAGCTGATCAAGCGCATTGAGGCCAGGGGGTTCACCTACCAGGCCGGGGGGAACCTTTACTTTGACATCACCAAATTTCCTAGCTATGGGGATTTGGCCCTGATCAAAGCAGAAGAACTCAAGGCCGGGGCCCGGGTCGAGGTAGACGAAAACAAGCGGAACCCCCATGATTTTGTGCTCTGGTTTACCCGGAGCAAATTTGAAAACCAGGCCCTGGTCTGGGACAGCCCCTGGGGCCGGGGCTATCCGGGCTGGCACATCGAGTGTTCCGCCATGAGCATCAAGTACCTGGGGGAGCAGTTCGATATCCACGCCGGGGGCATCGACCACATCACCATCCACCATACCAATGAAATTGCCCAGAGCGAGGCAGCCACGGCAAAACACCCTTGGGTGAATTACTGGGTCCACAATGAATTTCTCATCCTGGATAAGGGCAAAATGTCCAAGTCCGCCGGGACCTTTCTCACCCTCCCAACCCTGGTTGATGAGGGCTATGATCCCCTGGATTACCGGTACTTCCTCCTGGGGGGGCACTACCGCAGCCAGATCCAGTTTTCCTATCCCGCAATGGACGGGGCCCGGAATGCCCGGAAATCCCTGCGGGACCGGGTACGGCTTTTGGCTGAGAAAGCCGGCGCCTTGCCGGAAACAGGCGGGGCCACGACACTTGGGGACAGGGCCGCCGCCTATCTTGGAGCCTTTGACAAGGCCCTGGACGACGATCTGAACACCCCCCGTGCCCTGGCGGAGCTTTGGGGGCTGCTCCGGGATACTGCTCTGGAACCGGCCGAGGCCTTGGCGGCGGCCCTTGAGATGGACCAAATCCTGGGACTGAAAATAGCAGAGGCAGCCTCTGATGCCGGCGGGGGAAACCCGGAAGAGGACGCAGAAATTGAAGCGCTCATAGCAGAACGGGCTGCAGCAAAAAAAGCCAAGGACTTTGCCGCCGCAGACCGGATACGGAACACCCTGAAGGAACGGGGAATAGCCCTGGAAGACGGCCCGGCAGGGGTCAAGTGGCGTCATATCTAA
- the pyrH gene encoding UMP kinase has protein sequence MVTVISLGGSIVAPEGVDQAFLKDFVSLIRELLEKEADRRFIFVVGGGGPARIWQRAYREISGGGTDGEADWIGVMATRLNAQLIRALMGQWCSQDVVTDPTKAEAMTGKVLVAAGWKPGFSSDYDAVLLAERFHADSVLNLSNIEQVYTDDPKKNPQAKPINTISWPDFRALVGEEWVPGKNVPFDPIASREAAKIGLKVICAAGRDLENLKKILRGEAFLGTTIG, from the coding sequence ATGGTAACGGTCATTTCTTTAGGCGGTTCTATTGTCGCCCCCGAGGGCGTAGACCAGGCTTTTTTGAAGGACTTTGTTTCCCTCATCCGGGAACTCCTGGAAAAAGAAGCGGACCGGCGCTTTATCTTCGTGGTCGGCGGCGGCGGCCCCGCCCGGATCTGGCAAAGGGCCTACCGGGAAATCAGCGGCGGGGGAACCGACGGCGAAGCGGACTGGATCGGGGTTATGGCCACCAGGCTCAACGCCCAGCTGATCCGGGCCCTCATGGGACAATGGTGTTCCCAGGATGTGGTTACCGACCCCACCAAGGCGGAGGCCATGACCGGCAAAGTCCTGGTAGCCGCAGGCTGGAAGCCCGGCTTTTCCTCGGATTACGATGCGGTACTCCTAGCGGAACGCTTCCACGCGGACAGTGTGCTCAACCTTTCCAATATTGAACAAGTTTACACCGATGATCCCAAGAAAAACCCCCAGGCCAAGCCCATAAACACCATCTCCTGGCCGGATTTCCGGGCTCTGGTAGGGGAAGAGTGGGTCCCGGGCAAAAACGTACCCTTTGACCCCATAGCAAGCCGGGAAGCCGCCAAAATCGGCCTCAAGGTAATCTGCGCCGCCGGGCGGGACCTGGAAAACCTGAAAAAAATCCTCCGGGGTGAGGCGTTTCTGGGAACTACCATAGGGTAG
- a CDS encoding transglutaminase domain-containing protein codes for MRMSRVQLFLLLPWIAFFFSCTESNPLISSINPRIGLMGEILTILGEHFGDERDESYVTIAGISPTSSSYIEWTDTRILVRIPEFGDSGLVYVYRDNIKSNAALFSNRATMPQTIQGEHITIGPNISSVDPQSGAVGASVIIQGSGFGTSREGGGVFFAWDAESSSSTPAEVSGPESVEVAETEFGYELWTEREIRVRIPDGAISGNLSVHTPRGNARPVFFDITGKPGSTTYKDKRSYAISYSVDIQVHEASEPNSLYLWLPRPVSSASQRNVQSFSRTMEPFVENYRGASLFQMQNVQAGANTGITLSYLVEVYGVETDVRPQSIRLSGTGSSPVHAAYTVPTPLIPSDDPQIKEKSATLTGREQNPYIRAQRIYRYLLDEGGIQWDMLEGGALEALETKQADPYMTALLFCALARASGIPAIPVAGVLLDRSRQFSRHFWAEFWVEGFGWVPVDPVLGSGAAPDSFILRADRANYYFGNLDNQRIIFSRGFTTLSQMDPRGRVAIRNRDYALQNLWEEAVGGLESYSSLWSDVTINGVYFQ; via the coding sequence ATGAGAATGTCCCGGGTCCAGCTTTTTCTCTTACTTCCATGGATAGCCTTTTTTTTCTCCTGTACCGAGAGTAATCCCCTGATCAGTTCCATTAATCCCCGTATCGGCCTGATGGGGGAGATCCTCACCATCCTGGGGGAACACTTCGGGGATGAACGGGATGAATCCTACGTCACTATCGCGGGGATTTCCCCCACCAGCTCTTCTTATATCGAATGGACCGATACCCGTATCCTGGTACGGATCCCCGAATTCGGCGATTCCGGACTGGTCTATGTGTACCGGGACAATATAAAGAGTAATGCCGCCCTTTTTTCCAACCGGGCGACCATGCCCCAGACCATCCAGGGGGAACACATCACCATAGGCCCCAATATAAGCTCAGTGGACCCCCAATCCGGAGCGGTGGGCGCCTCGGTGATCATCCAGGGAAGCGGCTTCGGTACTTCCCGGGAAGGGGGCGGGGTATTTTTCGCCTGGGACGCCGAATCTTCCTCCTCGACACCGGCAGAGGTAAGCGGTCCGGAGTCGGTGGAGGTGGCGGAAACCGAATTTGGGTACGAACTCTGGACCGAGCGGGAGATACGGGTCCGTATACCCGATGGGGCTATCAGCGGGAACCTGTCGGTGCATACCCCCCGGGGCAACGCCCGGCCGGTGTTTTTCGACATCACCGGTAAGCCCGGGTCCACGACATACAAGGACAAACGAAGCTACGCCATCTCCTATTCGGTGGATATACAAGTTCATGAAGCATCGGAACCGAACAGTCTCTACCTTTGGTTACCCCGGCCTGTGAGCTCCGCTTCCCAACGGAACGTCCAGTCCTTCTCCCGTACCATGGAACCTTTTGTGGAAAATTACCGGGGCGCCAGCCTTTTTCAGATGCAGAATGTCCAAGCCGGGGCCAATACCGGGATTACCCTGTCCTACCTGGTAGAGGTGTATGGGGTGGAAACCGATGTCCGGCCCCAGTCTATCCGGCTAAGCGGAACCGGAAGTTCCCCGGTACATGCAGCTTATACAGTACCCACCCCCCTGATACCTTCGGATGATCCCCAGATAAAGGAAAAAAGCGCCACCCTCACGGGCCGGGAACAGAACCCCTATATACGGGCCCAGCGTATCTACCGATACCTCCTGGACGAAGGGGGCATACAGTGGGATATGCTGGAAGGAGGCGCCCTGGAAGCCCTGGAAACCAAACAGGCGGATCCCTACATGACGGCCCTGCTCTTCTGCGCCCTGGCCCGTGCATCGGGGATCCCCGCCATCCCCGTGGCTGGTGTGCTTTTGGACCGGAGCCGCCAATTCAGCCGCCACTTTTGGGCGGAATTCTGGGTTGAAGGCTTTGGCTGGGTTCCGGTTGATCCCGTCCTGGGCTCCGGGGCGGCGCCGGATAGCTTCATACTCCGGGCGGATCGGGCTAACTATTACTTCGGCAACCTGGACAACCAGCGGATCATCTTTTCCCGGGGCTTTACCACCCTTTCCCAGATGGACCCCCGGGGCCGGGTAGCCATACGGAACCGGGACTACGCCCTGCAAAACCTTTGGGAAGAAGCGGTGGGCGGCCTTGAGTCCTATTCATCCCTCTGGAGTGATGTTACAATTAACGGTGTTTATTTTCAGTAA
- a CDS encoding anti-sigma factor family protein translates to MCPDPQMLSLYFDGELPSPWKEKMEAHLGECPVCEKSLTRYRDMSKVLRDGPLQSEETETGASLAEVSHIKERVWLRLNTPGLTERIPLHTWNRSVSVPLPLIITAAAALIMAFGFFFVSSAPRGTPPDQAVAAVDMTTIVPISDLSGVLKLLGDESPDIVIIRLPESRSFMSSGQPAIIRAADYSGSKRPR, encoded by the coding sequence ATGTGCCCTGATCCTCAGATGCTTTCTCTTTACTTTGATGGAGAACTTCCCTCTCCCTGGAAGGAAAAAATGGAAGCCCATCTTGGGGAATGTCCGGTCTGTGAAAAAAGCCTAACCCGGTACCGAGATATGTCCAAGGTTCTCAGAGACGGGCCCCTCCAAAGTGAGGAGACTGAAACAGGCGCCTCGCTTGCCGAAGTTTCCCACATTAAGGAACGGGTCTGGCTGCGCCTGAATACGCCGGGCCTTACAGAACGGATTCCTTTGCATACCTGGAACCGTTCGGTTTCGGTGCCCCTGCCCCTGATTATCACCGCTGCCGCAGCCCTCATCATGGCCTTCGGCTTTTTCTTTGTCAGCAGCGCTCCCCGGGGAACGCCCCCGGATCAGGCGGTGGCGGCAGTGGATATGACAACCATTGTACCCATATCGGATCTGAGCGGGGTCTTAAAGCTCCTGGGGGATGAATCCCCGGATATTGTGATTATCCGTCTGCCGGAAAGCAGGAGTTTTATGAGTTCCGGACAGCCGGCCATTATCAGGGCGGCGGACTATAGCGGGAGCAAGAGGCCTAGATGA
- a CDS encoding glucosyl-3-phosphoglycerate synthase has translation MNEDALLEKTWHHSRFSDIGRLVSLKEQKGLKISLAFPTLNEEATIGKEILVMRTELMDRYPLLDEIAVIDSSSTDNTRKVAERFGAKVFESKGILPNYGTFRGKGENLWKSLYVLEGDIIVWVDADISNIAPKFVYGLIGPLLEDDETGYVKAFYERPIRSSGGISSTGGGRVTEILVRPLFSLFYPELARLIQPLSGEYSGRRSLLEQLSFSVGYGVELGHLIDILEIAGINALAQVDLDLRIHRNQTTAALGKMAYGIINTFLARTKKYGAAEIMQKLGDRHIALEMDDAGGPSGHRVLKSEIPSVERPPIIEIPEYREKFKKV, from the coding sequence ATGAATGAAGATGCGCTGCTTGAAAAAACCTGGCACCATTCCCGCTTTTCCGACATAGGCCGCTTAGTTTCTCTGAAAGAACAGAAGGGCCTCAAAATTTCCCTGGCCTTCCCCACTCTGAACGAAGAAGCCACCATCGGCAAGGAAATCCTGGTAATGCGCACCGAGCTCATGGACCGCTACCCCCTGCTGGACGAAATCGCGGTGATCGATTCCTCCTCCACGGACAACACCCGCAAGGTTGCGGAGCGTTTCGGGGCCAAGGTCTTCGAGTCCAAGGGCATACTCCCCAACTACGGGACCTTCCGGGGCAAGGGTGAAAACCTCTGGAAAAGCCTCTACGTGCTGGAAGGGGACATCATCGTCTGGGTGGACGCGGACATTTCCAACATCGCCCCGAAATTTGTCTACGGCCTCATCGGCCCCCTGCTGGAGGACGACGAAACCGGTTACGTCAAAGCCTTCTACGAACGGCCCATCCGCTCCTCCGGGGGCATCTCCTCCACCGGCGGCGGCAGGGTCACAGAAATACTGGTGCGCCCCCTCTTTTCCCTCTTCTACCCCGAACTGGCCCGGCTCATCCAGCCCCTGTCCGGTGAATACTCAGGCCGCCGCAGCCTCCTGGAACAGCTTTCCTTCTCCGTAGGCTACGGGGTAGAGCTGGGCCACCTGATCGACATCCTGGAAATTGCCGGCATCAACGCCCTGGCCCAGGTAGACCTGGACCTCCGGATCCACCGTAATCAAACTACCGCCGCCCTGGGCAAAATGGCCTACGGCATCATCAACACCTTCCTGGCCCGGACAAAAAAATACGGCGCCGCAGAAATTATGCAAAAACTGGGAGACCGGCATATTGCCCTGGAGATGGACGATGCCGGGGGCCCCTCAGGGCACCGGGTTTTAAAGAGCGAAATCCCCTCGGTGGAACGACCGCCGATTATCGAGATACCCGAGTACCGGGAGAAGTTTAAGAAGGTGTAG
- the rdgB gene encoding RdgB/HAM1 family non-canonical purine NTP pyrophosphatase, with amino-acid sequence MTIWFATGNAHKKGELSAILPGHTIRIPADLGIPFDPDETGSTFAENALIKATALYTLVSARFPGEPVLADDSGLCVDALDGRPGIYSARYGSTGDKKLEAHERNALLLQELGDNPRRTARFVCSMALILGPDRFFIAQETLEGELIREGRGSAGFGYDPILYIPSYSRTVAELSEEEKNLISHRGKAGRAIAKFLN; translated from the coding sequence ATGACGATTTGGTTTGCCACTGGTAATGCCCATAAAAAGGGAGAACTTTCCGCCATACTCCCCGGCCATACCATACGTATTCCCGCCGATCTGGGTATCCCCTTCGACCCCGACGAAACCGGCAGCACCTTCGCAGAAAACGCCCTGATCAAGGCTACTGCGCTCTACACCCTGGTTTCCGCCCGTTTCCCCGGCGAACCGGTGTTAGCCGACGACTCGGGCCTCTGCGTAGATGCCCTGGACGGCCGCCCGGGCATCTATTCGGCACGATATGGCAGCACCGGCGATAAAAAACTCGAAGCCCACGAGCGTAACGCCCTGCTTTTACAAGAACTGGGGGATAATCCCCGACGGACCGCCCGCTTTGTCTGCTCCATGGCCCTGATATTGGGTCCGGACCGCTTCTTCATCGCCCAGGAAACCCTGGAAGGAGAGCTCATCCGCGAAGGCCGGGGCTCCGCAGGCTTCGGCTACGACCCCATCCTCTATATCCCCAGCTATTCCCGTACCGTGGCAGAACTCTCCGAGGAGGAGAAGAACCTCATCAGCCACCGGGGAAAGGCAGGAAGGGCCATCGCAAAATTCCTCAATTAG
- a CDS encoding COG2426 family protein, translated as MNTPGILLWTALFSFLPISELRGGIPFAIQNGIPWYWAYLYCAGLNALVAPACWVFLSTLHKLFLKMAWYRKFFDRFVERARVKLHSKVEKWGWLGIAVFVAIPLPITGAWTGTLGSWVLGLSKRKTMIAVIIGVLVSGAIVSAVWILGIQAFHLFIKKV; from the coding sequence ATGAACACCCCGGGCATACTCCTCTGGACTGCACTATTCTCCTTCCTCCCCATTTCCGAACTTCGCGGGGGCATCCCCTTTGCCATCCAAAACGGCATCCCCTGGTATTGGGCCTATCTGTATTGTGCGGGCCTCAATGCCCTGGTAGCCCCGGCCTGCTGGGTCTTCCTCTCCACCCTGCACAAGCTTTTCCTCAAAATGGCCTGGTACCGGAAATTCTTTGACCGCTTCGTGGAACGGGCCCGGGTCAAACTCCATAGCAAGGTGGAAAAATGGGGCTGGCTGGGCATTGCGGTTTTCGTGGCCATCCCCCTTCCCATAACCGGGGCCTGGACCGGGACCCTGGGCTCCTGGGTGCTGGGCCTGAGCAAGCGAAAAACCATGATCGCCGTGATCATCGGGGTGTTGGTTTCCGGGGCCATCGTTAGCGCCGTGTGGATCCTGGGGATTCAGGCTTTTCATCTCTTCATAAAAAAGGTATAG
- a CDS encoding diphosphate--fructose-6-phosphate 1-phosphotransferase — protein MDISALQKARYSYKPKLPASLSLPVNEIAVKLGEPTEAIADGDALKAFFNRTYGKPIATFVKGANDSITRKLTVGVILSGGQAPGGHNVIAGLYDGLKKGNAASRLLGLLGGPSGLIDNKSVEITGPMMDIYRNTGGFDMIGSGRTKIETPEQFAASLENAKKLGLDAVVIIGGDDSNTNAALLAEYFLDRGSGIQVIGCPKTIDGDLKNEHIEISFGFDTAVKTYSELIGNIERDANSAKKYWHFIKLMGRSASHIALECALQTQPNITLVSEEVEAKKLSLGQVVDQICDAVVKRADNKENFGVVLVPEGLVEFIPEMKKLIEELNDIMAENEKDFSGLKNFSEQSDWLVTQLSDPSAYLFRSLPEEIAKELLMDRDPHGNVQVSRIETEKLLMNMAESKLEDLKKEGKYKGTFSTQDHFFGYEGRCAFPSNFDADYCYSLGFSAFVLIASGLTGYISSIKNLVAPADKWIAGGVPLTMMMNMEHRHGAQKPVIKKALVELDSKPFKAFAAERDTWAVKTSFVFPGAVQYYGPPEVCDQPTITLKLEKS, from the coding sequence ATGGATATATCCGCCTTACAGAAGGCCCGTTACAGCTACAAGCCAAAACTTCCCGCAAGTTTATCCCTGCCGGTGAATGAAATTGCCGTCAAATTAGGGGAGCCCACAGAAGCCATCGCCGACGGGGATGCCCTGAAAGCCTTTTTTAACAGAACCTACGGGAAACCCATTGCTACCTTTGTAAAAGGCGCCAACGATAGCATAACCCGAAAGCTCACCGTGGGGGTTATCCTCTCAGGCGGACAGGCCCCGGGCGGCCATAATGTGATTGCCGGGCTCTACGATGGCCTGAAAAAAGGCAATGCCGCTTCCCGGCTATTAGGCTTACTGGGAGGCCCCAGCGGCCTTATTGATAACAAGTCCGTAGAAATTACCGGCCCCATGATGGACATCTACCGGAATACCGGGGGCTTCGACATGATCGGCTCCGGGCGCACTAAAATTGAGACCCCGGAGCAATTCGCCGCATCCCTGGAAAACGCCAAAAAACTGGGCCTTGATGCGGTGGTGATCATAGGGGGGGACGATTCAAACACCAATGCTGCGCTCCTGGCGGAGTACTTCCTGGACCGGGGCTCGGGAATCCAGGTCATTGGCTGTCCCAAAACTATCGATGGGGACCTTAAAAACGAACATATCGAAATCTCCTTTGGATTTGATACTGCAGTAAAGACCTACAGCGAGCTTATCGGAAATATTGAGCGGGACGCAAACAGCGCAAAAAAGTACTGGCACTTTATCAAACTCATGGGCCGCTCGGCCAGCCATATCGCCCTGGAGTGCGCCCTCCAGACCCAGCCCAATATCACCCTGGTCTCTGAAGAAGTGGAGGCAAAGAAACTTTCCCTGGGCCAGGTAGTAGATCAGATCTGCGATGCCGTGGTGAAACGGGCGGACAACAAGGAAAATTTCGGGGTAGTGCTTGTCCCGGAAGGATTGGTTGAATTTATTCCCGAAATGAAAAAGCTGATAGAAGAACTGAACGACATCATGGCAGAAAATGAAAAGGATTTTTCAGGGCTGAAAAATTTCAGCGAACAAAGCGACTGGCTCGTGACCCAACTTTCCGACCCTTCAGCCTATCTTTTCAGAAGCCTTCCCGAAGAAATTGCCAAGGAACTCCTCATGGACCGGGACCCCCACGGCAATGTCCAGGTATCCCGGATTGAAACAGAAAAACTGCTCATGAACATGGCGGAAAGCAAACTGGAGGATCTGAAAAAAGAAGGAAAATACAAGGGCACATTCAGTACCCAGGACCACTTCTTCGGCTACGAAGGCCGCTGCGCCTTCCCCTCCAACTTCGACGCCGACTACTGTTACAGCCTGGGGTTCAGCGCCTTTGTGCTCATCGCCTCGGGCCTTACAGGCTACATTTCCAGCATAAAAAACCTGGTAGCCCCGGCTGATAAATGGATCGCCGGCGGGGTCCCCCTGACCATGATGATGAACATGGAACACCGCCATGGCGCCCAGAAACCGGTGATCAAAAAAGCCCTGGTAGAACTGGACAGCAAACCCTTCAAAGCCTTCGCGGCGGAACGGGACACCTGGGCAGTAAAGACCAGCTTCGTTTTTCCCGGGGCGGTCCAGTACTACGGGCCTCCTGAGGTCTGCGATCAGCCTACTATTACGCTGAAACTGGAGAAGAGTTAA
- a CDS encoding RNA polymerase sigma factor, which translates to MFSGLDGTGSMAEFRRLYDTIFPVIYRVAYRITTNEEAAEDLCQEAFFRLYEKKMVFPSPDEAKYWLIRVVKNASLNYAKRKDRERKAYQRAFREDTRSPETGESALLKKESKSEVQEALQKLPENLRIVLILKEYGELNYKEIGRALGISEGNVKVRVFRAREHLTGLLKAEDSFRKDGLYVP; encoded by the coding sequence TTGTTTTCAGGATTAGATGGCACTGGGTCCATGGCGGAATTTCGCCGGCTCTACGATACAATATTCCCGGTTATATACCGGGTTGCGTATCGTATAACCACCAACGAAGAAGCTGCGGAGGATCTGTGCCAGGAGGCTTTTTTTCGTTTATACGAAAAAAAAATGGTTTTCCCCAGCCCCGATGAGGCCAAATATTGGCTTATCAGGGTGGTAAAAAATGCTTCCCTGAATTACGCTAAACGTAAGGACCGGGAGCGGAAGGCGTATCAGCGGGCATTCCGGGAGGATACCAGGAGTCCTGAAACAGGGGAAAGCGCCCTCCTAAAAAAGGAATCAAAGTCAGAAGTTCAGGAAGCATTGCAAAAATTACCGGAAAATTTAAGAATAGTGTTAATACTAAAAGAATATGGCGAATTGAATTATAAGGAAATTGGTCGGGCCCTCGGTATAAGCGAAGGCAATGTCAAAGTCCGTGTATTCCGGGCCCGGGAACATCTGACCGGGCTTTTAAAAGCGGAAGATTCCTTCCGCAAGGATGGTTTATATGTGCCCTGA
- the recQ gene encoding DNA helicase RecQ: protein MNGVDEGRMNREQDAKRVLKEYFGFTAFRPGQEELIDAILEGRDVMAVMPTGAGKSLCYQIPAVLMEGITVVISPLISLMKDQVNALVEAGIEAAYLNSSLDGAAYAETLRGLAQGQYRLLYIAPERLLRDDLLAQIGDIPIPLVVVDEAHCVSQWGHDFRPSYLQIAAFIRSLHDRPRVAACTATATTKVKEDILRLLDLKEPLSLTTGFDRQNLYFGVERPSHKSEALLEYLAKHRGQSGIVYCSTRKRVEEVAELLCSHGFAAARYHAGLEDRERHGNQDDFIYDRKTIMVATNAFGMGIDKSNVSFVIHYNMPKNIESYYQEAGRAGRDGEKAECILYYSGQDVRINTFLITNGADAEERDDELVQHNLELLKQMTFYATGSECLRSRLLAYFGESSPHYCGNCSACNTLYEEIDATVEARKILSCVYRLKERNRAFGKTMIIDILRGSKSEKIRSQGFDTLSTWGIMADTTAQRIRAILDRLLDQGYLVMDEGEYPVVHLAPRSGEILTEKKSFVVKLPRPQAEKPEKVSARSGSGAGLPIGLGSADGQGGAFSVTKIIEAQDARPVDEDLLEKLKALRRDLARKGGVPSYVVFSDAALRDMCVKLPENRDAFLAVSGVGEVKQKKYGDVFTALIREYLADRERD from the coding sequence ATGAACGGCGTGGATGAGGGAAGGATGAACAGAGAGCAGGATGCAAAGAGGGTACTCAAGGAATACTTCGGATTTACGGCTTTCCGGCCCGGGCAGGAGGAGCTTATCGACGCCATCCTTGAGGGCCGGGACGTGATGGCGGTGATGCCCACCGGAGCGGGGAAGTCCCTGTGCTACCAAATCCCCGCAGTGCTTATGGAGGGGATTACCGTGGTGATATCCCCCCTGATTTCCCTGATGAAGGATCAGGTGAACGCCCTGGTGGAAGCGGGGATAGAGGCGGCGTACCTGAACAGTTCCCTGGACGGTGCCGCTTACGCAGAAACACTGCGCGGCCTGGCCCAGGGGCAGTATCGGCTCCTCTATATTGCCCCGGAGCGGCTTTTGCGGGACGACCTTTTGGCCCAGATTGGGGATATTCCCATACCCCTGGTGGTGGTGGACGAGGCTCACTGCGTTTCCCAGTGGGGTCACGATTTCCGCCCAAGCTATCTCCAGATCGCCGCCTTTATCCGGAGCCTCCACGACCGCCCCCGGGTGGCGGCCTGTACCGCCACCGCCACCACAAAGGTAAAGGAGGACATACTCAGGCTTCTTGATCTGAAAGAGCCCCTTTCCCTGACCACAGGCTTTGATCGGCAGAACCTCTACTTTGGGGTGGAGCGGCCCAGCCATAAATCCGAAGCCCTTCTGGAATACCTGGCAAAGCACCGGGGGCAAAGTGGCATCGTTTACTGTTCCACCCGGAAGCGGGTGGAGGAAGTGGCGGAACTTTTGTGCAGCCATGGCTTTGCCGCTGCCCGGTACCATGCGGGCTTGGAAGACCGGGAACGCCATGGGAACCAGGATGATTTTATCTATGACAGAAAAACTATCATGGTCGCCACCAACGCCTTTGGCATGGGTATTGATAAGTCCAATGTTTCCTTTGTGATCCACTACAATATGCCTAAGAATATCGAAAGCTACTATCAGGAGGCGGGCAGGGCAGGCCGGGATGGGGAAAAAGCGGAGTGCATACTCTACTATTCAGGCCAGGATGTGCGGATCAACACCTTTCTTATCACCAACGGTGCGGATGCTGAGGAACGGGACGATGAGCTGGTTCAGCATAACCTGGAACTCCTGAAACAGATGACCTTCTATGCCACAGGCTCCGAATGTCTGCGCTCCCGACTCCTGGCTTATTTTGGAGAGTCCTCGCCTCATTACTGCGGCAACTGTTCCGCCTGCAATACCCTCTACGAAGAAATCGACGCCACAGTGGAGGCCCGGAAGATACTTTCATGCGTATACCGGCTGAAGGAACGGAACCGGGCTTTCGGCAAAACCATGATCATAGATATACTGCGGGGCAGTAAAAGTGAAAAGATCCGATCCCAGGGCTTTGACACCCTGAGTACCTGGGGGATCATGGCGGATACCACAGCCCAGCGCATCAGGGCCATCCTGGATCGGCTGCTCGATCAGGGGTATCTAGTGATGGATGAGGGGGAATATCCCGTGGTCCACCTGGCGCCCCGATCCGGGGAAATACTCACGGAGAAAAAGTCCTTTGTGGTAAAGCTGCCCCGTCCCCAGGCGGAGAAGCCTGAGAAAGTTTCGGCACGTTCCGGATCAGGGGCGGGTTTGCCCATTGGGCTGGGCAGCGCCGACGGACAGGGGGGTGCTTTTTCTGTTACAAAAATTATCGAAGCTCAGGATGCCCGGCCTGTGGATGAAGATCTGTTAGAAAAACTGAAGGCCCTGCGCCGGGACTTGGCCCGGAAAGGGGGGGTGCCTTCCTACGTGGTCTTTTCAGACGCTGCACTTCGGGATATGTGCGTCAAGCTGCCTGAAAACAGGGACGCCTTTCTGGCCGTGTCCGGGGTAGGGGAGGTGAAGCAGAAAAAGTACGGGGATGTGTTTACGGCTTTAATTCGGGAGTATCTTGCTGATAGGGAACGAGATTGA